From Camelina sativa cultivar DH55 chromosome 7, Cs, whole genome shotgun sequence, one genomic window encodes:
- the LOC104704402 gene encoding tropinone reductase homolog At1g07440 yields MAREEQSSRWSLQGMTSLVTGGTKGIGHAILEELAGLGATIHTCARDESQLNQCLKEWETKGFKVTGSVYDISSHTDREKLMQNVSSLFEGKLNILINNVGTCVTKPTTESTAEDFSYQISPNLESAYHLCQLAHPLLKSSGSGSIVFISSAAGVVSCSVGSIYGATKGAICQLARNLACEWAGDNIRANSVAPGVIATPPAKTFIQGEEFAKSIAPNIPMRRAGEPEEVAAMTAFLCLPAASYVTGQTICVDGALSVHAF; encoded by the exons GGCATGCTATATTAGAGGAACTTGCAGGCCTTGGGGCAACGATACATACGTGTGCCAGAGACGAGTCTCAGCTTAACCAATGCTTAAAAGAATGGGAAACGAAGGGCTTCAAAGTCACAGGATCAGTCTATGATATATCATCCCATACCGATAGAGAGAAACTGATGCAAAATGTCTCCTCTCTGTTTGAAGGCAAACTCAACATCCTC ataaacaaTGTAGGGACATGTGTGACAAAGCCAACCACAGAATCTACAGCTGAGGATTTCTCAtatcaaatctcaccaaatttgGAGTCTGCATACCATTTGTGTCAGCTTGCTCATCCTCTACTCAAATCCTCTGGATCTGGAAGCATCGTCTTCATTTCCTCTGCTGCTGGAGTTGTCTCATGTAGCGTTGGATCCATCTATGGTGCAACCAAAGGAGCTATCTGCCAGTTGGCGAGGAACTTAGCGTGCGAATGGGCTGGAGACAACATTAGGGCTAACTCTGTTGCTCCTGGAGTCATTGCAACTCCTCCAGCTAAAACT tttataCAAGGAGAAGAGTTTGCAAAGAGCATTGCGCCCAATATACCGATGCGGCGTGCTGGAGAGCCAGAAGAAGTGGCTGCAATGACTGCGTTTCTGTGTCTTCCTGCAGCTTCTTACGTTACAGGCCAAACCATATGTGTTGATGGAGCTCTCTCCGTTCATGCCTTCTAA